A single region of the Oncorhynchus kisutch isolate 150728-3 linkage group LG30, Okis_V2, whole genome shotgun sequence genome encodes:
- the LOC109875344 gene encoding atypical chemokine receptor 2: MDLNIPELSVDYNYSHYYDYGDEPLDGVGLCEKAHVKVFGRIFLPVSYIIICTLSIIVNILFISTLIKSKHHRKTFPMNMAISDMLFALTLPFWAVYAHNEWIFGNDSCKTVTAIYITTLYSSILFITCISVDRYLGVVWTLSSWNHCTPMENTLVSFVVWSLSILAAAPHWTFVQEQEFHGQKICMYPFGEENHLPLWKILMKFQLNVFGFLTPFLIMLFCYLRVCCAVAKVKVGPRRKSLKLVMIVVVVFFVLWFPYNTVSFLHSLQHLHVISNCATSLHLDFAIQVTEVIAYSHGFVNPIVYAFVNKRVWKGFATMCGGKCRRRTSDEYVLECSDSTKSMSVQSGVIELQAVQSYLENNTQPTNTEQR, translated from the coding sequence ATGGATTTAAACATCCCCGAACTGAGTGTTGACTATAATTACAGCCATTATTATGACTATGGAGATGAACCATTGGACGGCGTTGGACTTTGTGAAAAGGCACACGTCAAAGTATTTGGAAGAATTTTTCTGCCCGTCTCTTACATTATCATTTGCACCCTCAGCATTATAGTAAATATactttttatttcaactttaatCAAATCCAAACATCATAGAAAAACATTTCCTATGAATATGGCAATTTCTGATATGTTGTTTGCATTAACACTCCCTTTTTGGGCAGTGTATGCCCACAATGAATGGATATTTGGCAATGATTCCTGCAAGACAGTTACTGCGATTTACATCACTACTTTGTACAGCAGTATCCTGTTCATCACTTGTATAAGTGTGGATAGGTATTTAGGTGTAGTATGGACTCTTTCCAGCTGGAACCACTGTACACCTATGGAAAACACCTTAGTGAGCTTTGTGGTGTGGAGCCTCTCCATCTTAGCAGCAGCACCACATTGGACCTTCGTTCAGGAACAAGAGTTTCACGGCCAGAAGATTTGCATGTACCCTTTTGGAGAGGAAAATCACTTGCCTCTGTGGAAGATTCTCATGAAGTTTCAGCTGAACGTCTTTGGGTTTCTCACACCTTTTCTGATCATGCTCTTCTGCTACCTGCGAGTCTGCTGTGCTGTAGCGAAGGTGAAAGTGGGACCGAGAAGAAAGAGTCTGAAATTGGTCATGATAGTTGTTGTGGTATTTTTTGTGTTATGGTTCCCGTACAACACTGTGTCCTTTTTACACTCCTTGCAACACTTGCATGTGATTTCTAATTGTGCCACAAGCCTACATCTGGATTTCGCCATTCAGGTTACAGAGGTCATTGCCTATAGCCATGGTTTTGTAAATCCCATTGTGTATGCCTTTGTCAACAAGAGGGTTTGGAAGGGCTTTGCTACGATGTGTGGGGGGAAATGCAGAAGAAGAACCAGTGATGAGTATGTGCTGGAGTGCTCCGATAGCACAAAGTCCATGTCAGTTCAGAGTGGAGTGATAGAGTTACAAGCAGTTCAGAGCTACCTAGAGAATAATACTCAACCAACAAACACAGAGCAGAGATAA
- the LOC109874944 gene encoding HIG1 domain family member 1A, mitochondrial-like: MSAYDEEESKFMRKVKENPFVPIGMAGFFSIVGYRLYKLKSRGDMKMSVHLIHMRVMAQGFVVGAMTIGVIYSMYKDYIVKPREELKALQQQTAFQHK; the protein is encoded by the exons ATGTCTGCATATGATGAAGAAGAATCTAAGTTTATGCGAAAGGTGAAGGAGAATCCTTTTGTCCCAATAG GAATGGCAGGATTCTTTTCCATTGTGGGCTACAGACTTTACAAGTTGAAGAGCCGTGGAGACATGAAGATGTCAGTGCACCTTATCCACATGCGTGTTATGGCCCAAGGATTCGTGGTGGGAGCTATGACCATTG GTGTCATTTATTCCATGTACAAAGACTACATTGTGAAGCCAAGAGAAGAACTGAAGGCATTGCAACAGCAGACTGCATTTCAACACAAATAA